In Pannonibacter sp. XCT-53, the sequence GCGAGAACATTGCGGACCTCACCGCCCACGGCGATCTGCGCATCGTGCCGCTGAGCCAGGCCGAAGGCTTTGCCATCGCCGAAGGGGAACTCGATCCGCGCGGCCTGCCGGTGTTCGGTTGCGATCTCAAGAGCGGTGGCATCGTGCGGGACGTGTGGGTGGACCGCTCGGAACAGCTGTTGCGGTACTATGAGGTCGAGCTTGCAGCCGGCGGGCGGACGGTGCTGCTGCCGAACAATTTCGTCGTGATCAAGCGCGGTCGCGGCGACAAGCCCTGCCTGTATGTCCATGCCATCACGGCCGCACAGTTCGCCGATGTGCCGGCGCTTGCGGCCGCCGACACCGTCACCCGGCTCGAGGAAGACAAGATCGCCGCCTATTACGGCAGCGGCCTTCTCTATGCCCTGAGCGATCGCCAGGAGCCACTGCTGTGAAACAGTTCGTTGCTCGCGAGCATGAGATCGAGCCCGTGCCCGGCCTTCCCGGCTATCTTCCGGCGGGCGAAGTGCAGCTCTGGCAGGGGCGGCCATCGGCCCGGCTCTTTGCCCGTCACGTGCTGAAGAACCGCTGGATCGCCGCCTATTTCGCGGTGCTCATCGCCTGGGGTGTCGCATCGGGCCTCTATGACGGGCGGCCGGTCGCCGGCATCCTGTTCTCGGTCGCCGTCCTGTCGACCCTGGCCGCCCTCGTTCTCGGGCTGATCGAGATCTATGCCTTCGCCGTCGAACGGACGACGCTCTACACGATCACCTCCCGCCGGGTCGTGATCCGCTTCGGTGTCGCCTTCTCGATGTCGCTGAACCTGCCCTATGCCCAGGTCAACGCGGTCGCGCTGGGCGGGCTCGGCGGGCGGGCCGGGCACGTGGCCCTCGCGCTGAAGCCCGGGCATCGCCTGTCCTGGCTGATCCAGTGGCCGCATGTCCGCGGCTTTCGCCTTGCGGAGCCCGAGCCGAGCCTGATCTGCCTGCCGGACGCCCGTCAGGTGGCCGGCGTGCTTGCCCTTGCGATCACGCAGCATGCGGCAGCGACGTCCGGACATGCCCGGGTCACCCCGGAGACCGCGACGCCTGCAGCAGTTCCGGGCGCCATGGCGGCCGCGGAATAAGGAGGAGAAACGATCATGGCACCGGCCTCGCACCTCGGCTATCTGGCGGACCGCACGGGACGCCGCAGCAACCCGTTCCCGACGCGGATCCTCGCCGGCGCGGCACTGCTTCTCGCCTTCAGCGCCGGCGCCGTGCTCTTTGGCCAGACCACCGGCATCGGCGTGATCAAGCACCGGACCGGAGCCCCTGCCGCCATGCGCGACATCACGCTCGCGCGGATGGCGGATGACCGCGTGATCGTCCGCGATGCGGTCAGCGGACAGGAAATCGTCAGCTACAGACCCGACGAGGGCGGTTTTGTCCGCGGCTCTCTGCGGGCCTTCGTGCGCATGCGTATGGTCGCAAACGTGCCCGAAACGGCGCCCTATCGCCTCATCAGGTGGGAGGCCGGCACGGTCAGCCTCTCCGACACCGTCACCGGCGAGCGGATCTATCTGGAGGCGTTCGGCAAGGACAATGCCGCTG encodes:
- the puhB gene encoding photosynthetic complex putative assembly protein PuhB, coding for MKQFVAREHEIEPVPGLPGYLPAGEVQLWQGRPSARLFARHVLKNRWIAAYFAVLIAWGVASGLYDGRPVAGILFSVAVLSTLAALVLGLIEIYAFAVERTTLYTITSRRVVIRFGVAFSMSLNLPYAQVNAVALGGLGGRAGHVALALKPGHRLSWLIQWPHVRGFRLAEPEPSLICLPDARQVAGVLALAITQHAAATSGHARVTPETATPAAVPGAMAAAE
- the puhA gene encoding photosynthetic reaction center subunit H, with translation MTGSVVGSIDVAQLVLYAFWIFFAGLIWYLRGEDRREGYPLEDDVTGAYDKRPWLFVPDRKTFVLPFGQGTRQVPDLKRDTRPLNAERLSRAPGYPYVPTGNPMLAGVGPGSWAERENIADLTAHGDLRIVPLSQAEGFAIAEGELDPRGLPVFGCDLKSGGIVRDVWVDRSEQLLRYYEVELAAGGRTVLLPNNFVVIKRGRGDKPCLYVHAITAAQFADVPALAAADTVTRLEEDKIAAYYGSGLLYALSDRQEPLL
- the puhC gene encoding photosynthetic complex assembly protein PuhC; this encodes MAPASHLGYLADRTGRRSNPFPTRILAGAALLLAFSAGAVLFGQTTGIGVIKHRTGAPAAMRDITLARMADDRVIVRDAVSGQEIVSYRPDEGGFVRGSLRAFVRMRMVANVPETAPYRLIRWEAGTVSLSDTVTGERIYLEAFGKDNAAAFGALLGDQGGTRK